The Coleofasciculus sp. FACHB-T130 genome contains the following window.
CGCTTGGGGGCAAATTCTCGCAGAACACATGATTCGCATCGAGAGGGCATCTGAAGATTTGATGGCGCTGGGTTTGGGTGGAAGCGCGGCGGGAACTGGGTTAAATACCCATCCCCAATACTGCGATCGCGTTGCCCAATTATTATCAGAATTAATCGACCAACCCTTGCGCCCAGCCCCTCATCTGATGGCGGCAATGCAGAGTATGGCACCTTTTGTCAGCGTTTCTGGTAGCCTGCGGAACTTAGCCCAGGATTGCGTCAAGATATCCCATGACTTACGGCTGATGGATTCCGGGCCAAAAACAGGTTTAAAGGAAATTCAGCTACCGCCAGTACAGCCTGGATCGTCGATTATGCCAGGGAAATATAACCCTGTGATGGCAGAAATGACTTCGATGGTGTGTTTTCAGGTAATGGGGTACGATTCGGCGATCGCTTTAGCTGCCCAAGCGGGACAGTTAGAGTTAAATGTGATGATGCCGCTGATTGCCTATAACTTGATTCACAGTATTGAAATTTTGGGCAATACCTTAAGCGCACTAACACAGCGTTGTTTGGAAGGAATTACCGCCAATCGCGATCGCTGCCTTGCCTATGCAGAAGGAAGCCTCGCCCTCGTCACTGCCCTCAATCCCCACATCGGCTATCTCAACGCGGCTGCTGTTGCCAAAGAATCTCTCGAAACTGGCAAATCCTTGCGGCAAATTGTCCTAGAACGAGGTTTGATGAGTTCCGAAGAACTAGCCAAGGTCTTAGACTTGGAGGAAATGAGTGCTATGTCAGGAGTGCAGCGTCCAGAGTTGTAGATACACCAAAATTTGCATCTATCCAAAACTCAAAACTTTCTACCCAGGAGTCTCGTTCTATGCATAGTCATGATGGTTTGACCCAGTTAACTTTTCACTATATTGATGGGCACACAGAATCCTTTACTATCTATGAGTCAGTAGAGGAAGGCTTAGAAACAAAGCAGGAAATTCGGCAAGAAGTCCGTCGGCTTTTAGATAAATCTTGGTGGATTCTCCACTTACCTGAAGAAACGGTTTTTATTAACACCGCCAATATTACCAAAGTTGAGGTGAAGCCCCCGATTCCTCACCTCCAGGGAGAAGATGTCTTCTCGAATGCCCAGCGGGTAACTGCCCTGACTCGTGGCAGCAATCGCTGAGAATTTGAGATTTTAGATTAAGAATTGCCAGGTCTTCATGAAGAATTGGAGACTGGCAATTCTCGCTTTAATTGATTCAAAATTCTTGTATTCGCTCAATCCTCAATTACAAACGCAGAATCATGAAACCTTCCGTTAGTTTAATTCGTGCGAATTCCTACGATCGGCAACTATTGCGAGAATCGGTAGAAAGTTTGCTGGAACCGTTGGGAGGAATCAAAGCTTTTGTCAAAGCAGGCGATCGCGTTCTCCTGAAGCCCAATTTACTCACTGGCGGACATCCGAGTAAAGAATGCGTCACCCGTCCCGAACTGGTTCACTGTGTTGCCAAACTGGTACAGGAAGCGGGTGGCAAGCCTTTCCTGGGGGATAGTCCCGCGTTTGGCAGTGCGATGGGTGTGGCAAAGGCAAATGGTTATCTTCCTCTCATGGAAGAACTCAATTTGCCGCTAGTGGAATTTACAGGGAAGCGTTACGAAACCGTTAGCGAAGGGTTCAACCATCTGTTGTTGTGCAAAGAAGCAATGGATGCAGATGTGGTAATCAATCTGCCTAAACTGAAATCTCACTGTCAGCTAACGATGACAATGGGCGTTAAAAACTTATTCGGTTGCGTACCGGGAAAAATGAAAGCTTGGTGGCACATGGAAGCAGGGAAAGATAGCGCCCGATTTGGGGAAATGTTAGTAGAAACTGCAAGGGCAATTAATCCTACCCTAACGATTTTAGATGCAATCATTGGGCATGAAGGGAACGGCCCCAGCGGTGGGGAACCTCGCTTTTTAGGAATTTTAGCGGCATCGTCTGATGTATTTGCCCTGGATCGGGCGATTGTGGAAATTCTCAATGTAGATCCTCTCAACGTCCCTACTATGGCGGCTTCGATAAGATTAGGGCTATGCACAAATGTGGAGGAAATTGACTTTCCCCAACTGCATCCGGATGATCTAAAGGTGCTGGATTGGCAACTTCCTACTAACATGATGCCTATCGACTTCGCGATGCCTCGCGTGATTAAGTCCACGTTTAGGCATCTTTACATTCGGTTTATCAAGGAACCGATGAATGCCTACGCAGGACGATAAGAGTTTATCGATAAAAAAACTCGGTTTTTATCAAAACTGGGTTTGGAAAGCTATCAAATAAACAACTTTGAGGCAGATTCGGTAAATTCTGTTACAGTAGGCTACAAAATCATCAGCGTAATCTATTATCTACCCTCCGATTGCTTAGGAAGACCGCCCTGACTCATGCTAGAGGCGGTTTTTTTCTGCCTGCCAAATGACGGAGTGTTAGCAGCGCTGCGCGGACAGTATATTTTTAAAACCGAGTCTGGTGTGTTTTCTAGATTAAAGATCGAAATAACGCCGGAACCGAGGATCTAAATGGTTGGTTTTGCGCTGGTTACAGGGGAGACAGAGGGTTTGTAGATTGCTGATGTCATTAGAACCGCCACGAGAGAGCGGTATGATGTGGTCAATCGTGAGGTTTGCTTCTAGCGCCGTTTTGCCGCAACTTTGGCACTGACAGCGATCGCGCTGAAACACATACTTCCTCACTTCTGCCGGGATGCGAATTCTGGGCGTTTTAGTCATAAAATGCTCTTGTAAACACGATCCCACGCTGCAATGAATCCAGACAATCAAACAACTACAGGTGCTGATGCGATTGATGTAGCGATCGCTCAGGGAATTGATTTTGACGGTTCCCCGATTCCAACACCAAAACTAGAATTATACACAAAAGTAATGGGGCTGGAAGCTGGGCGGCAGCGCAGCGGCGTATCCAATACGATGCGTTCGAGGATTGTTCGCATCGGCGCTAAGCATATTCCTCAGGAAGAACTCAACCAGATGCTAATCGACGCCGACTTTGCACCGCTGAAAGAAAAAGAAATCGCTTTTTACTATAGCGGTAAATAGTATTAGTAATAGTAATTACCCCCTAGATGAATAAAAATCTAGGGTTTTTTTTTATCAATTTCTCTCCTAATTTTCTTGATTAATCATCTTCCGAAGATCGTCAAGCGGCGATTCCGATTGGCTAATCTCTGGTATTTTTTCAGCATCAGGTTCATCAGGACAAAACTCTACAGCAACTTGGAGTTTGAGTCTAAGTCTTCCTTTTTTCCAGCCCTTAGCACCGATTCTGAGTATTTCACAATCTATACCTTTTTTAAATAATATATTGGGAGGTCGAAGGTTATCAATCTTATTTATTGATACTTCTTTAAATGATAATGAATAAATTAGCGCCTCTACTACTGAGTCGGTATGGGATGCTTCATTCACTGCTTTCTTGACTTTACCGACTTTGAATAGTTCTGGAAATGAAAAAACATCATCTTCGTTGAAATCTATCACGTCTATCCAGTTTTCCATGCTAATCTCCAACTATTTATTTTTACAAGAACCAGCAAATAGAGTTCGCGGCTGTATAAACAAAGTTCACATACGCGGAGTAATAGATTTGAAACCCGCGTAGGCGGGTTTCGTTTGTGTAGCCGCGATTTCCAATCGCCAAGGCTATGATGAACTATGCTTCTGAATGAACAACTCCATTACCCATAGCGCTAACCTTGGCAGCTTCTAAACTAGGCTCAATTGAGCTAACATCAGAATCAGCAATTACAGGCAGTTGACGATCGTACAAGCCTATCGCCTGCAAACAACCATTGATACTGGCAACCGCAGAGTTGTAAGCCGCTATTTTTTGCTCAACTGTACTTTGCAAACGGCGATTGTTAGCAATTTTTTCCTCAGCTTCTTGTTCTAGTGTTTGCTCTAAATAAGCACGAGCTTGAGTGTACTGCTGTAATATTTCATCAGCTTGATGCGCTGCCATTGGCAATAAATTAGTGGTGAGAGTTTGATTAACGGTTGCTGGAAAACCACTACTAATTGTTGCTTTGACTTTTGGCTCAAAATCTAACTTTAACAACTGACGGATTGCCGGTTCTGCTGCTATCATACTTTCACAACCATAACTTTGGGAAGTTTGCAACAACGTTTGCCGAAATTGATAAATCGAGAAAGTACCTTCATCGTAAAAGCGAGGACTTTCACGGACATAGCGATTGCATTCGTCACTTGCTGCATTGACTAAAGCATGATGAACCTGTTTTTCTATCTCTTTTAACTTTTGCTCAATCCCGCCATCATTGCCTAGCAAACGATAAAGCTGGCGATAGTAATCAGATTTGCGAACTTGTTCAACTAAACGCTGGAATAGGTTAGTAACTACTTCCTGACAAGACTCTTTCAAAATATCCTCTAGTTGATTTGCCAAGTAATAAAGCGCCTCAACTAAAACAGCAATCAAAGGTGCTGTAGAATTGCGAGGATGGCTGAGGATAGCGCGACTATAAGCATCTGCAACCGAGAAAGTATCCAGCAACTCATCTAAACGACGAACCATCCGAGATTGCAGTTGGCGAAAATCTGCCTCGAAAGCACTGGATTGACCTGTTACAACCTGATTTAATTCTTCTGTGATATGCTGGTGAAATTCTTGACCAATTTGCTGTAACTGCTGGTTAAGACGTTGTAATTCCTGCGTCTTCATTGCCTCAATTTCGCGGGGTTGGCTATCCAAGTCGCGCAGCGCAGATTGGTAATGTTTCTTCAGACTAATGCAGGCATCTTCGAGATCGTCAGCTAGATTCTTGAACAGTTGAGGACGCTTCTCTTTGGTAAGATAGTCTGTAACAGCAGCGCGAAACTCTTCTATTCCACTATCTTGAATTAACTGTTGAATGATAGGTGTACCTTGTTCAGCTAAAATCCGCACGTAATTTTCATTTGGGGATTCGTAGCTATTAACGGAAATCCGGAACTTGTTAGGAGGTAATTTTCCAGAATTCGCGCAGTAGTTATTAAAGGCTGTAACAAATTGTGGTGTTTCTTCTCGTTCATCCAAGCCTTTAACACTATCAGCAAAGACAGAATCTAAACCAAAGCGATCGCGTCCACTGGTCTGCTTAATCTGACTGCCGTAAAATCCTAATAGTCCGCTCGTTTTATAAACCCTAGTAGTATCTCGAAACTGAGCGCTAATCAAACCGTCTAAACGTTGCCTTAACTGACTGTTATACCAAGTTTCATCGATCCGGTTGAAGGCAAAGAATACGCGATCGCGTATCCCCGGATTTGAGCGCATTTTCTCCAGCAGTTCCGTTTCTTCCTTCGTCATGTCGCCAGCAGACGCCGGTTTGAGAACGCACACCACCGCTGACGTATCCGGATGTTCAATCTTAGCGTAGGTCAGTTGTGCGTCTTTCTCCACTGGCGCATCAATTCCCGGCGTATCAATAATCACATTTCCATCCCGCAACAGCGGATGATAACAGTAATACTCAATTCGCTTCAAAACCGCGCTGTTACTGCCACGACGAGCATAACCAGCCGCTTCTTTGAGGTTGGAGAAGTTAAATTGCTCCATTGAATATGTAGCATTATTAACCGTATTGATGCGATCGCGATTGGCAACAAATCCTTCCAGCAACAACATCAGCGCATTCGCTTGTTTTGCTCTTTCTGATTTACTTTCTCCACCCTCAATCTCGATAATTGCTTGGCATCCATCGCTTAGCAATTGAATCACTTCAGATTGATTAATATTGCTAGCTGTCCCTAATCCCAGCATCTGAGATACCGCACTTGCCTGTTCCCGAATTTCCACCTCACTCAGAAACGTCAGCACCACTCGTTCTTTATCCGGTTCGGCGTACTCAATTTTACATTCCGTACCTGTAGCGTGTCCCTCTGCACTGTAAAGCAATTCCCGCTCTAACAGAGCGTTAATTAGCATCGATTTCCCCGCACTAAAAGCACCCGCAAATACAATCTCAAACTTAGGAGAAATCGCTTTTCCGAGGGATGTCTGTACGGGTGTAACATCTTGCGATCGCAGAGACGGCTCCTGATGCAACAGTTGTAGTATAGTCTCGACCTGTTCTTTCAGATTTTGACACTGAGGCGGCAATTCAGGCACAGTTTGCATCCTATCAATATAAAGTAGAAGCCTTTACGCATATTTTAGGAATGGCAATTCATGATGGGTATGATGGAATTACCGATACAATTAGTAATTATCAGCGTAATCCCAGTAGATTTACCAGTCTTTAATTAATGAAAGTATTTGCTATTCGTCTGAAGCCAGATCAAGATTTAAAAAAAAGCTTACAAGATTTTGCAATCAAGCAAAATCTTCAATCGGGCTTTATCTTAACCGGAGTTGGCAGCTTGAAAAAAGCGACTCTTCGCTTTGCAAATCACAGGTATAGTACAGCTTTTAACGACAATTTTGAAATTATTTCTCTCAATGGCACTCTGGAAGCGGCTGGCATTCACCTGCATATCGCCATTGCAAATAAAGAAGGAAAAACCATCGGCGGACATCTCATGGAAGGCTGTATTATCTATACAACTGCTGAAATTGTCATCGGAGCTAGCGAAGAATTAACTTTTTCAAGAACAATGGATGAGCAGACAGGCTATAAAGAGTTGGAGATTTTTCCAAACCCTAATTATTAACTAAATGCTATTTAGCCTTAAATTACTTAAAAATGTATTGCCAAGTCGTCAGCATAAGAATAGCCAAGGACAAATTCCCCGTTTTTTCCTGACATCAAAGAAAGTAAGGAGGAAAAGGTTAAGGATGAATTAAGAGTTCAAGAAACTTTGCTTGTTCGCCTAAGTCATCGAATAGACGCCGACTGAGTTTAAGCAGTAACGTAGAAGGTTTTCCCATCTGTAGATAGTGAATCTAACTGTCACATCCCCTTGAATTGCATCATGGGAGGGCGTTAAAACTAAGTTTATAGTCAAAAAAATTAGACTACAGAGCGGATTGTAATTGAGGGTTATGGTTTCAGATAAATTTCGCCGTCAGTTACGTCAGGAAGCAAATCTTTGGCGAACTGAGGGGCTGATTGATGCTCAACTATACGAACAGTTATCAGAGCGTTATCAATTTAATAGGCTGGAGACTGCTGCCCGCGATCGCTTTGTCATGATCTTGTTAGGGTTGGGGAGTATCCTCATTGGCTTGGGGACGATCAGTTTTGTAGCAGCAAACTGGCAGGAGTTGCCGCGAAATGGCAAAGTAACGCTGCTACTGAGTTTGTTTATTGGAGTGAATATTGCTGGTTTTTACTTGTGGCGGCGTCCGAATGGGGCGCAACAACGCCTCGGTCATGGATTCTTGCTCTTAGGAGCAATCATTTTAGGGGCAAATATGGGGCTGATGGGTCAGATGTTTCACATCAGCGGTCCCTTCTATGAGTTATTGCTAGCGTGGGGAGTCGGTGTACTAGCAATGGCTTACAGCTTGCGTTTGACTTCCTTAAGCGTGCTGGCAATTATCATTATCGGATTGGGTTACTGGAGTTTTTGGTGGAACTGGGAAGGGGCAAGCTGGTCAAATTCCTACTATTATGAAGAGTTTTCCTGGTCATCCCAGATGGGACAACATATGCCGCTGTTGGCAAGCTTGATGTTTGTGCCGCTGGCATACTGGTGTCGTTCTCGCGTGATTTTTGGACTAGCAGCGATCGCAGTTATTTCTTCTTTGGAAGCAAACCTCCGACCGCTCAGCTTAGGACTATTTAATCTATTTTCCCTGAAGTCT
Protein-coding sequences here:
- a CDS encoding aspartate ammonia-lyase, producing the protein MTEQIGRTYRIERDSMGDRQILDNVYYGIQTLRAIENFPISGIKPLPTYIDACVLIKKAAAIANGELGCIPQDISQVIVQAADEVLSGKFRDQFVVDVYQAGAGTSHHMNINEVLANRALELLGDEKGNYKRVSPNDHVNYGQSTNDVIPTAIRIGALVALERTLYPALADAIAALDNKAEEFQDVVKSGRTHLQDAVPVRLGENFRAWGQILAEHMIRIERASEDLMALGLGGSAAGTGLNTHPQYCDRVAQLLSELIDQPLRPAPHLMAAMQSMAPFVSVSGSLRNLAQDCVKISHDLRLMDSGPKTGLKEIQLPPVQPGSSIMPGKYNPVMAEMTSMVCFQVMGYDSAIALAAQAGQLELNVMMPLIAYNLIHSIEILGNTLSALTQRCLEGITANRDRCLAYAEGSLALVTALNPHIGYLNAAAVAKESLETGKSLRQIVLERGLMSSEELAKVLDLEEMSAMSGVQRPEL
- a CDS encoding DUF362 domain-containing protein; its protein translation is MKPSVSLIRANSYDRQLLRESVESLLEPLGGIKAFVKAGDRVLLKPNLLTGGHPSKECVTRPELVHCVAKLVQEAGGKPFLGDSPAFGSAMGVAKANGYLPLMEELNLPLVEFTGKRYETVSEGFNHLLLCKEAMDADVVINLPKLKSHCQLTMTMGVKNLFGCVPGKMKAWWHMEAGKDSARFGEMLVETARAINPTLTILDAIIGHEGNGPSGGEPRFLGILAASSDVFALDRAIVEILNVDPLNVPTMAASIRLGLCTNVEEIDFPQLHPDDLKVLDWQLPTNMMPIDFAMPRVIKSTFRHLYIRFIKEPMNAYAGR
- a CDS encoding HNH endonuclease, giving the protein MTKTPRIRIPAEVRKYVFQRDRCQCQSCGKTALEANLTIDHIIPLSRGGSNDISNLQTLCLPCNQRKTNHLDPRFRRYFDL
- a CDS encoding DUF4090 family protein, encoding MNPDNQTTTGADAIDVAIAQGIDFDGSPIPTPKLELYTKVMGLEAGRQRSGVSNTMRSRIVRIGAKHIPQEELNQMLIDADFAPLKEKEIAFYYSGK
- a CDS encoding KGK domain-containing protein, producing MENWIDVIDFNEDDVFSFPELFKVGKVKKAVNEASHTDSVVEALIYSLSFKEVSINKIDNLRPPNILFKKGIDCEILRIGAKGWKKGRLRLKLQVAVEFCPDEPDAEKIPEISQSESPLDDLRKMINQEN
- a CDS encoding dynamin family protein, with amino-acid sequence MPELPPQCQNLKEQVETILQLLHQEPSLRSQDVTPVQTSLGKAISPKFEIVFAGAFSAGKSMLINALLERELLYSAEGHATGTECKIEYAEPDKERVVLTFLSEVEIREQASAVSQMLGLGTASNINQSEVIQLLSDGCQAIIEIEGGESKSERAKQANALMLLLEGFVANRDRINTVNNATYSMEQFNFSNLKEAAGYARRGSNSAVLKRIEYYCYHPLLRDGNVIIDTPGIDAPVEKDAQLTYAKIEHPDTSAVVCVLKPASAGDMTKEETELLEKMRSNPGIRDRVFFAFNRIDETWYNSQLRQRLDGLISAQFRDTTRVYKTSGLLGFYGSQIKQTSGRDRFGLDSVFADSVKGLDEREETPQFVTAFNNYCANSGKLPPNKFRISVNSYESPNENYVRILAEQGTPIIQQLIQDSGIEEFRAAVTDYLTKEKRPQLFKNLADDLEDACISLKKHYQSALRDLDSQPREIEAMKTQELQRLNQQLQQIGQEFHQHITEELNQVVTGQSSAFEADFRQLQSRMVRRLDELLDTFSVADAYSRAILSHPRNSTAPLIAVLVEALYYLANQLEDILKESCQEVVTNLFQRLVEQVRKSDYYRQLYRLLGNDGGIEQKLKEIEKQVHHALVNAASDECNRYVRESPRFYDEGTFSIYQFRQTLLQTSQSYGCESMIAAEPAIRQLLKLDFEPKVKATISSGFPATVNQTLTTNLLPMAAHQADEILQQYTQARAYLEQTLEQEAEEKIANNRRLQSTVEQKIAAYNSAVASINGCLQAIGLYDRQLPVIADSDVSSIEPSLEAAKVSAMGNGVVHSEA
- a CDS encoding PPC domain-containing DNA-binding protein — its product is MKVFAIRLKPDQDLKKSLQDFAIKQNLQSGFILTGVGSLKKATLRFANHRYSTAFNDNFEIISLNGTLEAAGIHLHIAIANKEGKTIGGHLMEGCIIYTTAEIVIGASEELTFSRTMDEQTGYKELEIFPNPNY
- a CDS encoding DUF2157 domain-containing protein, which codes for MVSDKFRRQLRQEANLWRTEGLIDAQLYEQLSERYQFNRLETAARDRFVMILLGLGSILIGLGTISFVAANWQELPRNGKVTLLLSLFIGVNIAGFYLWRRPNGAQQRLGHGFLLLGAIILGANMGLMGQMFHISGPFYELLLAWGVGVLAMAYSLRLTSLSVLAIIIIGLGYWSFWWNWEGASWSNSYYYEEFSWSSQMGQHMPLLASLMFVPLAYWCRSRVIFGLAAIAVISSLEANLRPLSLGLFNLFSLKSTGIVLAIALALPPALLWGYDDSLWVYSDLNRVPKPNQIFPASWQGGSWGGSFRPLARRLALVFLGVVLYLSSSLWFWGVLSKMSSAEQSARVTWFPLVDVVILSGLAIFAWLRLLWLTRSLRTRREEILTTIAIGIFICFMAGIPVWHLTVQPIPLLATFIGNVLLFLLAAGLMRQGLAQAERSAFWGGMMLLIVRILTWFVLSATGLVFKSLLFILCGITAIAIGLWFERYVRTLEIKN